The genome window ATCATCGAAAACCATGGCGGAAAGATTTGGGTCGAATCGACTCCCGGCCAGGGAGCGACCTTTTATGTACGACTGGAAGTATTTCTGCAAGGAGGATGACGGAAATGTCTAAAATGTTGATCGTTGATGATGAGCAGGGAGTTTTGGATGAATTGACCGAGGTTTTCTCCGAGTACGGCTATGAGATATCCACCGCCACGAACGGGAGGGATGCGATCGCCTTCGCTCTCGAGCGCCAGCCCGACATCATGCTGCTCGACATCCGGATGCCGGGGATGGATGGGCTCGAAACGCTGAAGCGAATCAAAGAGATCCGCCCCGATCAGGGTGTGATCATGGTGACGGCCGTCCAGGAGGAAGGGCTGGCCAAGCAGGCGATGGCGCTGGGCGCGTTCGACTACATCACCAAGCCGGTGGATTT of bacterium contains these proteins:
- a CDS encoding response regulator encodes the protein MSKMLIVDDEQGVLDELTEVFSEYGYEISTATNGRDAIAFALERQPDIMLLDIRMPGMDGLETLKRIKEIRPDQGVIMVTAVQEEGLAKQAMALGAFDYITKPVDLNYLRTSVVIKIINMFSEDEVTLSSGSESAI